A region from the Amycolatopsis camponoti genome encodes:
- a CDS encoding YbaB/EbfC family nucleoid-associated protein codes for MKDQMDTLLENFERQTAQLRDAQTAAAETTAQVSSPDGLVRATIDAGGSLAKLEFAPNAFERTTPAQLANTVQTVVRQGSLQVKQKIADLMAPITEGLPDLADLVEGAPSLAGLVPRIPEFVEEEAPAPRPASFEEGGSILRNEAVPPPMLAPKPAPKRVRPPRDEDEEPPSSWMTRGD; via the coding sequence ATGAAGGACCAGATGGACACCCTCCTGGAGAACTTCGAGCGGCAGACCGCGCAGCTGCGCGACGCCCAGACCGCGGCGGCCGAGACCACCGCGCAGGTCAGTTCCCCCGACGGCCTGGTCCGCGCGACGATCGACGCCGGCGGCAGCCTCGCGAAGCTCGAGTTCGCACCGAACGCGTTCGAACGCACAACGCCCGCGCAGCTCGCGAACACCGTCCAGACGGTGGTGCGGCAAGGATCGCTGCAGGTCAAGCAGAAGATCGCCGACCTCATGGCGCCGATCACCGAGGGACTACCCGACCTCGCCGACCTCGTCGAGGGCGCGCCGTCGCTGGCGGGGCTGGTGCCGCGGATCCCCGAGTTCGTCGAGGAAGAGGCTCCGGCGCCGCGGCCCGCGTCCTTCGAAGAAGGTGGCTCGATCCTGCGCAACGAGGCCGTGCCGCCGCCGATGCTCGCTCCCAAGCCGGCGCCGAAGCGCGTCCGCCCGCCGCGTGACGAGGACGAGGAGCCGCCGTCGTCCTGGATGACGAGGGGCGATTGA
- a CDS encoding WXG100 family type VII secretion target produces the protein MPGGGSGFTAEPDAVLGASSGLTTAADGLDSALKALRGALDAQGACWGDDDSGKEFAKDYVPGSQGAVEGFANLVQGLRGMQQNVAKSMKALSGADEDVTSQLGKGQ, from the coding sequence ATGCCCGGAGGGGGCTCCGGGTTCACCGCGGAACCCGACGCCGTCCTGGGCGCGTCGAGCGGCCTGACCACGGCGGCGGACGGGCTCGACAGCGCGCTGAAGGCGTTGCGGGGCGCGCTCGACGCGCAGGGCGCGTGCTGGGGCGACGACGACTCCGGCAAGGAGTTCGCCAAGGACTACGTGCCCGGTTCGCAGGGTGCCGTCGAAGGCTTCGCCAACCTCGTGCAGGGGTTGCGCGGGATGCAGCAGAACGTCGCCAAGTCGATGAAGGCGCTGTCGGGCGCCGACGAAGACGTGACTTCGCAGCTCGGCAAGGGGCAATGA
- a CDS encoding esterase-like activity of phytase family protein, which yields MSPRVLPTVLTAALIGGLVAAAPASATESHQRPIRLLGEQIVPNSLLFQGTVVGGLSSIDYDPRTGGYALICDDRSAINPARFYTANFPVSADGVGPVTFTGTKPLLRPDGTPYPPLTQNDPSKPQNEQTIDPEELRVDPWTGDYYWSQEGERTATTLIDPSIREARRDGKYVRDLPIPANEKMTPTAGPRQNLVLEGITFTGFGSLLASEVEGPLLQDGPAPTTTAGALSRITLQSRFGPVLAQYAYPQEPIFASPVPDGAFATTGVSSMLAVDQADPTKFLMMERSFVTGVGNKVRVYEIDTKGATNVLNVKSLADAKHVKPVKKRFLFDAADLGLSTVDNLEGMTWGPKLPNGDRSLIIVSDNNFSATQVTQFAALAVPSERL from the coding sequence ATGTCACCACGCGTACTGCCCACAGTGCTGACCGCTGCCCTGATCGGGGGACTCGTCGCTGCGGCACCGGCGAGCGCCACCGAGAGTCACCAGCGGCCGATCCGCCTGCTCGGCGAACAGATCGTCCCCAACTCCCTGCTGTTCCAGGGCACGGTGGTCGGCGGCCTCTCCAGCATCGACTACGACCCCCGGACCGGCGGATACGCCCTGATCTGCGACGACCGGTCCGCGATCAACCCCGCCCGCTTCTACACCGCGAACTTCCCGGTGTCGGCCGACGGCGTCGGCCCGGTCACCTTCACCGGCACGAAGCCTCTGCTGCGCCCGGACGGCACGCCGTACCCGCCGCTCACGCAGAACGACCCGTCGAAGCCGCAGAACGAGCAGACCATCGACCCCGAAGAGCTGCGCGTCGACCCGTGGACCGGCGACTACTACTGGTCGCAGGAGGGCGAGCGGACGGCGACGACGTTGATCGACCCGTCGATCCGCGAGGCGCGCCGCGACGGAAAATACGTCCGCGACCTGCCGATCCCCGCGAACGAGAAGATGACGCCGACGGCGGGTCCGCGGCAGAACCTCGTGCTCGAGGGCATCACGTTCACCGGCTTCGGCTCGCTGCTGGCCAGCGAGGTCGAAGGCCCGCTCCTGCAAGACGGTCCCGCGCCGACGACGACCGCGGGCGCGCTCTCGCGGATCACCCTGCAGTCGCGGTTCGGCCCGGTCCTGGCGCAGTACGCGTACCCGCAGGAGCCGATTTTCGCGTCACCGGTCCCCGACGGCGCGTTCGCGACCACCGGCGTCTCCTCGATGCTGGCCGTCGACCAGGCCGACCCGACGAAGTTCCTGATGATGGAGCGCTCGTTCGTCACGGGCGTCGGCAACAAGGTGCGCGTCTACGAGATCGACACGAAGGGCGCGACGAACGTCCTGAACGTCAAGTCCCTGGCTGACGCGAAGCACGTCAAGCCGGTCAAGAAACGGTTCCTCTTCGACGCCGCCGACCTCGGCCTGTCCACTGTGGACAACCTGGAGGGCATGACCTGGGGCCCGAAGCTGCCGAACGGCGACCGCAGCTTGATCATCGTCAGCGACAACAACTTCTCCGCCACGCAGGTCACCCAGTTCGCCGCACTGGCGGTCCCCTCGGAACGGCTTTGA
- a CDS encoding MFS transporter: MTISTGAATARRGPRELLKDPDFRRLLFTRFAASWGDGVFRAGLAGAVLFNPERGADPLAIAGGFAVLLLPYSVVGPFAGALLDRWDRRKVLIFANLLRGLAIACAAIAVGFGFGGIGLFSLALAAEGISRFIGSGLSASLPHVVEEESVVTANAFATTLGSVVAVIGGGCAIGLRALFGSNDLGSAETTAFAVLGTLVSAFIARGFTRGVLGPTVVDEPPNPVLAVARGLADGAKHAWRAPSVTAGFIALFAHRASFGVSLLVTVLMMRNYFTDHGIFRAGLPGLGQMAALAGAGILIAGLLTARLLRKFGRLRAVLGSLLLAAIAQSALGLPMVLPLALLASFVITGAGQVLKLCVDSSIQLDVADEARGRVFALYDTLFNITQVAAVSLGALVVPDDGRSPGLLIAATVCYLVGGAGYAVARRRTVR, from the coding sequence GTGACGATCAGCACCGGTGCGGCCACCGCACGAAGAGGCCCCCGTGAGCTGCTCAAGGATCCTGACTTCCGGCGTCTGCTCTTCACGCGCTTCGCCGCCAGCTGGGGTGACGGCGTCTTTCGCGCCGGTCTTGCCGGGGCCGTGCTGTTCAACCCCGAGCGTGGCGCCGATCCGCTGGCCATCGCCGGTGGGTTCGCCGTGCTGCTGCTGCCTTACTCGGTCGTCGGGCCGTTCGCCGGTGCCCTGCTGGACCGCTGGGACCGGCGCAAGGTCCTCATCTTCGCGAACCTCCTTCGTGGGTTGGCGATCGCCTGCGCGGCCATCGCCGTCGGGTTCGGGTTCGGCGGGATCGGCCTGTTTTCGCTGGCCCTGGCCGCGGAAGGCATCTCGCGCTTCATCGGCTCCGGGCTTTCGGCGTCGCTGCCGCACGTCGTGGAGGAAGAGAGCGTCGTGACGGCGAACGCCTTCGCCACGACGCTCGGCTCCGTCGTCGCCGTCATCGGCGGCGGGTGTGCGATCGGGTTGCGGGCGCTGTTCGGCAGCAACGACCTCGGCTCGGCCGAGACGACGGCGTTCGCGGTGCTCGGCACGCTGGTCTCGGCGTTCATCGCGCGCGGCTTCACGCGCGGCGTGCTCGGGCCGACGGTGGTCGACGAGCCGCCGAACCCCGTGCTGGCCGTCGCGCGTGGGCTGGCCGACGGCGCGAAGCACGCATGGCGCGCCCCGAGTGTCACCGCCGGCTTCATCGCGCTGTTCGCGCACCGCGCGTCGTTCGGGGTGTCGCTGCTGGTCACCGTGCTGATGATGCGGAACTACTTCACCGACCACGGGATCTTCCGCGCCGGCCTGCCCGGGCTCGGGCAGATGGCCGCGCTCGCCGGAGCCGGCATCCTGATCGCCGGGCTGCTGACGGCGCGGCTGCTCCGGAAGTTCGGCCGCCTGCGCGCGGTGCTCGGTTCGCTGCTGCTCGCCGCGATCGCGCAGTCCGCGCTGGGCCTGCCGATGGTGCTGCCGCTGGCGCTGCTCGCGTCGTTCGTCATCACCGGGGCCGGGCAGGTGCTGAAGCTCTGCGTCGATTCGTCGATCCAGCTCGACGTCGCCGACGAAGCCCGCGGCCGGGTGTTCGCCCTGTACGACACACTCTTCAACATCACGCAGGTGGCGGCGGTTTCGCTGGGCGCGCTCGTCGTGCCGGACGACGGCCGCTCGCCGGGCCTGCTCATCGCGGCGACCGTCTGCTACCTCGTCGGCGGCGCGGGGTACGCCGTGGCGCGGCGCCGGACGGTCCGGTGA
- a CDS encoding SdpI family protein has product MFAIALVPVVLGLLVGFGGFLGFRERLTREGGTGVRTQAALRSEEAFRLANRIAGLPTMAGGAISVLTGLAGLAMPTTAGLVSAALAGVLAMLVLVMGGGVLGNRAALTVPPPAPAAPAGCTGCACGSGGCGVFKKAEA; this is encoded by the coding sequence GTGTTCGCTATCGCGCTGGTTCCGGTCGTGCTGGGTCTGCTTGTCGGCTTTGGTGGGTTCCTCGGTTTCCGCGAGCGCTTGACGCGCGAAGGCGGGACCGGCGTGCGCACGCAGGCCGCGTTGCGCAGCGAAGAAGCGTTCAGGCTGGCCAACCGCATCGCGGGGCTGCCGACCATGGCCGGTGGCGCGATCTCCGTGCTCACCGGGCTGGCCGGGCTCGCGATGCCGACGACCGCCGGGCTGGTCTCCGCCGCGCTCGCCGGCGTGCTCGCCATGCTCGTGCTGGTCATGGGCGGCGGCGTGCTCGGCAACCGGGCCGCGCTGACCGTGCCGCCGCCGGCTCCGGCCGCGCCCGCGGGCTGCACCGGCTGCGCGTGCGGCTCCGGTGGCTGCGGGGTCTTCAAGAAGGCCGAGGCCTAA
- a CDS encoding glycohydrolase toxin TNT-related protein (This protein contains a domain related to Tuberculosis Necrotizing Toxin, which is the C-terminal effector domain of outer membrane channel protein CpnT, and which has a lethal NAD+-glycohydrolase activity.): protein MIHVEQRLSPEEQRTVLVQLGKLVRELRTDAAGPAAVDFRQVGAHTELQGHNATTSDAVAELFTELRKGMYAEDRGTWLQARFTLAPDGTFDFDFALDDDPVWTDAPPSAAYPEELAAFPRAEEHIPDWWRLRAQLPLGVVFRHAEVGGPDVERPPLTDTEVPLVLQYLEREAVVHEDGDERFHTDGAWIWPSSVADQLADQGIPPEPDLVAHIRRHHFQPPYVEPLVRRTAEADLLGRPRPKPSRADVKKTSGDVAAELETTPDPKLGDEELLIVLVQRLGEHGVWPEAYRVGERADGTWCLNFTPEGWEVAAYAGGEPREPQYFERLEDAAQQLLGALLLHPARMTAGHETPLETAKELDDWPVHPAPGEPPLTLLRNKRITRLVAGTVVLRFGEEPGNLVHHGEVRFATTSLPLERERERRSYRLRRPLHVITGITVPWANLPGGAVAFVLPKTIAEHESDGSLERIE, encoded by the coding sequence ATGATTCACGTGGAACAACGACTTTCGCCCGAAGAGCAGCGCACTGTCCTGGTGCAGCTGGGAAAGCTCGTCCGCGAGCTCCGGACCGACGCCGCCGGGCCGGCCGCCGTCGACTTCCGGCAGGTCGGGGCGCACACCGAGCTGCAGGGCCACAACGCGACGACGTCCGACGCCGTCGCCGAGCTGTTCACCGAGCTGCGCAAGGGGATGTACGCCGAGGACCGCGGCACCTGGCTGCAGGCGCGGTTCACGCTCGCCCCGGACGGCACCTTCGACTTCGACTTCGCGCTCGACGACGATCCGGTGTGGACGGACGCGCCGCCGTCGGCCGCCTACCCGGAGGAGCTGGCCGCGTTCCCGCGCGCCGAGGAGCACATCCCCGACTGGTGGCGGCTGCGCGCGCAGCTGCCGCTCGGCGTGGTGTTCCGGCACGCCGAGGTCGGCGGCCCGGACGTCGAACGGCCGCCGCTGACCGACACGGAGGTACCGCTCGTGCTGCAGTACCTCGAGCGGGAGGCCGTCGTCCACGAAGACGGCGACGAGCGCTTCCACACCGACGGTGCCTGGATCTGGCCGTCGTCGGTGGCCGACCAGCTGGCTGACCAGGGCATCCCGCCCGAACCGGACCTGGTCGCGCACATCCGCCGTCACCACTTCCAGCCGCCGTACGTCGAGCCGCTGGTGCGCCGGACCGCGGAGGCCGACCTGCTGGGCCGGCCGAGGCCGAAGCCGAGCCGCGCGGACGTCAAGAAGACGAGCGGTGACGTCGCCGCGGAGCTGGAGACCACGCCGGACCCGAAGCTGGGCGACGAGGAACTGCTGATCGTCCTGGTCCAGCGGCTCGGCGAGCACGGCGTCTGGCCGGAGGCGTACCGCGTCGGCGAGCGGGCCGACGGCACGTGGTGCCTCAACTTCACTCCCGAAGGCTGGGAGGTCGCCGCGTACGCCGGCGGGGAGCCCCGCGAGCCCCAGTACTTCGAACGGCTCGAAGACGCCGCCCAGCAGCTGCTCGGCGCGTTGCTGCTGCACCCCGCCCGGATGACCGCCGGCCACGAAACCCCCTTGGAAACCGCCAAGGAGCTCGACGACTGGCCGGTCCACCCGGCTCCGGGTGAGCCTCCCCTCACCCTGCTCCGCAACAAGCGCATCACCCGGCTGGTGGCGGGTACGGTCGTTCTGCGCTTCGGCGAGGAACCCGGCAATCTCGTTCACCACGGGGAGGTACGGTTCGCCACGACGTCGCTGCCGCTGGAACGTGAGCGGGAACGGCGGAGCTACCGGCTGAGACGCCCTCTGCACGTGATCACCGGCATCACGGTTCCGTGGGCGAACCTGCCGGGTGGCGCGGTGGCCTTCGTGCTGCCGAAGACGATCGCCGAGCACGAGTCCGACGGAAGCCTGGAGAGGATCGAGTAG
- a CDS encoding toxin glutamine deamidase domain-containing protein gives MDSGRQSPETGEWRHEQVRREALARRDQFHPGMSDDGAFAVHAYTRHELVGPLNRALRLGGPELLGLAPQAGALVSGLNELPPHVGTVSRRVDFHGDPSRLQAFLGRFHEGAHITEPSFLSSSKVDSAHPRSTFAGEVEMRIESRTGRDVESMASIGREREVLFKAGSQFEITGVEMGPGHPQHPDFENRPGARDQPQWIVHAEEIAPGDPRFRSDTWDAVDERRAAERTDEERFEREAAEKDAQFYAEYPHLKPSGDLFKLLGGDDDAPPPPEKRVPATTEPEGGWSRLAEPLTPGGPPVLHAGSVETPQQHARLVRDAVPELAAVNTRNHYSPGEHGFRTNAAESMTAFDRRMNGEDVVAGPARGESLGGNWRDRGSFDDVARDLGERPVGARTAVSFEHAGTEHLVAAVRTEHGVLFADPVTGRLAELPHDATSIRELPLGPHETPSIADRLGPAPERLPHDEGFLFDDDHRGTPADHESIRRAVGDERIYQDIHDRALARRDAAGLPLTDEGAVAVHGYTRGEYAYDVNEALRRGPGHPGFDLAQANARAITDGLNQVPRTSGETIRAFDVSGDPRLAELVSGPYNPGDVVVEPSFSSASIKTGEFSTSKFGDDVELHVRSDNLRDISKLAENPSERESLSPPGTQLLVHERRLELTPEGRRKWVIKAEEIGPGHPRYLDPETAQQRMAERRAENDHNAAEFERRKQVALVERLGGFGEPEHVTQPEHPQVSDVLDTHELRPTPEPQPDYGHLARATNPPSEPAIHAGAATPAERAAYVQDRHPHLREVNPGFHQPGALENGYLSNCTRAPEAYLDRLRGGDTTAEPVLFHEMGTRGTLEHLEGRFGETFSERGSYDDVIREMRDMPLDHHAVVAVKYEGPNGVEYGHVAMVVHTRDGVAFIDPQSGDLMHLPQPPKGIKLMHVGTPDEVHIQPVHAGTTDHGGYGSAPQSRLDELLAQPPVAEALAGATTDLVVKDHEGNPQNLGPVGEFVRTRLAEHPELVDLLHDPANEFLTRSLLRKPETIASLLVHDEALPILADAVREVHHPAPDAEPVGPDAEPTPLTPDQAETSHEVIDQADGHPQQHRRQAEFDLSKAGDEAYTRQYLAERYAEAARADAKLKEILPPLAAETGGHAGFRPGPKSEGRAMDKINTNYDGDASRLVDLAGAMIQFERVQDAYAALARIADHPDLEIVDFDDRFANPAPAGYRDLQMSVRIDGHVAELRLHLKALDDVSAYEHSLYEVRRDLKALAKAEGRTYTADERALIDGLIKRERELFWDALQGSL, from the coding sequence ATGGACTCCGGGCGGCAAAGCCCGGAGACCGGCGAGTGGCGCCACGAGCAGGTCCGCCGCGAGGCGCTCGCCCGGCGGGACCAGTTCCACCCCGGCATGTCCGACGATGGCGCCTTCGCCGTGCACGCCTACACGCGGCACGAGCTGGTCGGGCCGCTCAACCGGGCCCTTCGGCTCGGCGGCCCCGAGCTCCTCGGCCTCGCCCCTCAGGCCGGGGCGCTCGTCTCCGGGCTCAACGAACTGCCTCCGCACGTCGGCACCGTCTCCCGGCGGGTCGACTTCCACGGGGATCCTTCGCGGCTCCAGGCTTTCCTCGGGCGCTTCCACGAGGGCGCGCACATCACCGAGCCCTCCTTCCTCAGCTCGTCGAAGGTCGATTCGGCGCATCCGCGCAGCACCTTCGCCGGTGAGGTCGAGATGCGGATCGAGTCCAGGACCGGCCGCGACGTCGAGTCCATGGCCAGCATCGGGCGCGAGCGCGAGGTGCTCTTCAAAGCCGGGTCGCAGTTCGAGATCACCGGGGTCGAGATGGGGCCGGGGCATCCCCAGCACCCCGATTTCGAGAACCGCCCCGGCGCCCGGGACCAGCCGCAGTGGATCGTGCATGCCGAAGAGATCGCGCCTGGGGATCCGCGGTTCCGTAGTGACACTTGGGACGCTGTCGACGAACGCCGTGCCGCCGAACGCACCGACGAAGAGCGCTTCGAGCGGGAAGCGGCCGAGAAGGACGCGCAGTTCTATGCCGAGTACCCGCACCTCAAGCCGTCCGGGGATCTGTTCAAGCTGCTCGGTGGGGACGACGACGCGCCGCCGCCGCCCGAAAAGCGGGTGCCCGCCACCACCGAGCCCGAGGGGGGCTGGTCGCGGCTCGCCGAACCGCTGACGCCGGGTGGGCCGCCCGTGCTCCACGCCGGGTCCGTCGAGACTCCGCAGCAGCACGCGCGGCTCGTCCGCGACGCCGTTCCCGAACTCGCCGCCGTCAACACCCGCAACCACTACAGCCCGGGCGAACACGGCTTCCGGACCAACGCCGCCGAGTCGATGACCGCCTTCGACCGGCGCATGAACGGCGAGGACGTCGTCGCCGGGCCGGCCCGGGGCGAGAGCCTCGGCGGGAACTGGCGCGACCGCGGCAGCTTCGACGACGTCGCGCGCGACCTGGGGGAACGTCCCGTCGGCGCGCGGACGGCCGTCTCCTTCGAGCACGCCGGCACCGAGCACCTGGTCGCCGCCGTGCGGACCGAGCACGGGGTCCTGTTCGCCGATCCCGTCACCGGGCGGCTCGCCGAGCTGCCGCACGATGCCACGTCGATCCGAGAACTGCCGCTCGGCCCGCACGAGACGCCGTCCATCGCCGACCGCCTCGGCCCGGCGCCCGAACGGCTGCCGCACGACGAGGGCTTCCTCTTCGACGACGACCACCGCGGGACGCCGGCCGACCACGAGAGCATCCGCCGCGCGGTCGGCGACGAGCGCATCTACCAGGACATCCACGACCGCGCGCTCGCCCGGCGCGACGCCGCCGGGCTGCCCCTGACCGACGAGGGCGCCGTCGCGGTGCACGGCTACACCCGCGGCGAGTACGCCTACGACGTCAACGAGGCCCTGCGCCGTGGCCCCGGCCACCCCGGCTTCGACCTCGCGCAGGCGAACGCCCGCGCCATCACCGACGGCCTCAACCAGGTCCCGCGCACGTCCGGCGAGACCATCCGCGCCTTCGACGTCAGCGGCGACCCACGGCTGGCCGAGCTCGTCTCCGGGCCGTACAACCCCGGTGACGTGGTCGTCGAGCCGTCGTTCTCCAGCGCGTCCATCAAGACCGGCGAGTTCTCGACCAGCAAGTTCGGCGACGACGTCGAGCTGCACGTCCGGTCGGACAACCTCCGCGACATCTCGAAGCTCGCCGAGAACCCGTCCGAGCGCGAGTCGCTGTCGCCGCCCGGCACCCAGCTGCTGGTGCACGAGCGACGGCTGGAGCTCACGCCCGAGGGCCGCCGCAAGTGGGTCATCAAGGCCGAGGAGATCGGCCCCGGCCACCCGCGCTACCTCGACCCCGAGACCGCGCAGCAGAGGATGGCCGAGCGCCGTGCCGAGAACGACCACAACGCGGCCGAGTTCGAACGGCGCAAGCAGGTCGCGCTGGTGGAACGCCTCGGCGGCTTCGGCGAACCCGAGCACGTCACGCAACCGGAGCACCCGCAGGTCAGCGACGTCCTCGACACCCACGAACTTCGGCCGACGCCAGAGCCCCAGCCCGATTACGGACACCTGGCGCGGGCGACGAACCCGCCGTCCGAGCCGGCCATCCACGCCGGCGCCGCGACGCCGGCGGAGCGCGCGGCCTACGTCCAGGACCGCCACCCGCACCTGCGCGAGGTCAACCCGGGCTTCCACCAGCCGGGCGCGCTGGAAAACGGGTACCTGTCGAACTGCACCCGCGCGCCCGAGGCCTACCTGGACCGGCTGCGCGGCGGTGACACGACGGCCGAGCCGGTCCTCTTCCACGAGATGGGCACCCGCGGCACGCTCGAGCACCTGGAGGGCCGGTTCGGCGAGACGTTCTCCGAGCGCGGCAGCTACGACGACGTCATCCGCGAGATGCGGGACATGCCGCTCGACCACCACGCCGTCGTCGCGGTGAAGTACGAAGGCCCGAACGGCGTCGAGTACGGGCACGTCGCGATGGTCGTGCACACCCGCGACGGCGTCGCGTTCATCGACCCGCAGTCCGGCGACCTCATGCACCTGCCGCAGCCGCCGAAGGGCATCAAGCTGATGCACGTCGGCACGCCGGACGAGGTGCACATCCAACCCGTGCACGCCGGGACGACGGACCACGGCGGCTACGGCAGCGCCCCGCAGTCCCGGCTCGACGAGCTGCTCGCGCAGCCGCCGGTCGCCGAAGCGCTCGCCGGCGCGACCACCGACCTCGTCGTCAAGGACCACGAGGGGAACCCGCAGAACCTCGGGCCGGTCGGTGAGTTCGTCCGGACGCGGCTGGCCGAGCACCCGGAGCTGGTCGACCTGCTCCACGACCCGGCCAACGAGTTCCTGACGCGGTCGCTGCTGCGCAAGCCGGAGACGATCGCCAGCCTGCTGGTGCACGACGAGGCCCTCCCGATCCTGGCCGACGCCGTGCGCGAGGTGCACCACCCGGCCCCGGACGCGGAACCGGTGGGTCCGGACGCGGAGCCGACCCCGCTCACCCCGGACCAGGCCGAGACGTCCCACGAGGTGATCGACCAGGCTGATGGGCACCCTCAGCAGCACCGCCGGCAGGCCGAATTCGACTTGAGCAAGGCCGGGGACGAGGCTTACACGCGGCAGTACCTCGCCGAGCGCTACGCGGAAGCGGCGCGGGCCGACGCGAAGCTGAAGGAGATCCTGCCGCCGCTGGCAGCGGAAACCGGTGGCCACGCCGGGTTCCGGCCAGGACCGAAGTCCGAAGGCCGGGCGATGGACAAGATCAACACCAACTACGACGGTGACGCGTCGCGGCTGGTCGACCTCGCGGGCGCGATGATCCAGTTCGAACGCGTGCAGGACGCCTACGCCGCGTTGGCGCGGATCGCGGACCACCCGGACCTGGAGATCGTCGACTTCGACGACCGCTTCGCGAACCCCGCTCCGGCCGGTTACCGCGACCTGCAGATGAGCGTGCGCATCGACGGGCACGTCGCCGAGCTGCGCCTGCACCTCAAGGCGCTGGACGACGTTTCGGCGTACGAGCACTCGCTCTACGAGGTCCGGCGCGATCTGAAGGCGCTCGCGAAGGCCGAGGGCCGGACCTACACCGCCGACGAACGAGCCCTGATCGACGGGCTGATCAAGCGCGAACGAGAGCTGTTCTGGGACGCGCTGCAGGGGAGTCTCTGA
- a CDS encoding YqgE/AlgH family protein translates to MGRVPADAEVEPGTLLVAAPTMVDPNFKRTVVFVIDHRDEGTLGVVLNRPSDVAVHDVLPNWGGHVAEPQAVFVGGPVEKKTALCLAALRTGETAASVPGVIAVRGPVALVDLDTDPEVLVPKVRGVRVFAGYAGWDSGQLAGEIERDDWVIVPALPSDILASPSGDLWSQVLRRQGIPLALLATHPGDLQRN, encoded by the coding sequence ATGGGTCGCGTGCCAGCGGACGCCGAGGTTGAGCCGGGAACGCTCCTGGTCGCCGCCCCCACGATGGTCGACCCCAACTTCAAGCGGACCGTGGTGTTCGTCATCGATCACCGTGACGAAGGCACGCTCGGCGTGGTCTTGAACCGGCCGAGCGACGTCGCCGTGCACGACGTGCTGCCCAACTGGGGCGGGCACGTCGCCGAGCCGCAGGCGGTGTTCGTCGGCGGGCCGGTCGAGAAGAAGACCGCGTTGTGCCTGGCCGCACTGCGCACCGGTGAGACGGCGGCGAGCGTGCCGGGCGTCATCGCGGTTCGCGGGCCGGTCGCGCTGGTCGACCTGGACACCGACCCCGAAGTGCTCGTGCCGAAGGTGCGCGGGGTGCGCGTCTTCGCCGGGTACGCGGGCTGGGACTCCGGTCAGCTCGCCGGCGAGATCGAGCGCGACGACTGGGTCATCGTGCCCGCGCTCCCGAGCGACATCCTGGCCTCACCGAGCGGCGACCTGTGGAGCCAGGTGCTGCGCCGCCAGGGCATCCCGCTGGCCCTGCTGGCCACCCATCCGGGCGACCTCCAGCGGAATTAG